GACATTCGACCGCGTCTGCGACGTGTTGAGCGCCTACGGCTACCTGGAAACCCCGGAACCGGGCAAAACGGCCATCAGTGCAGACGGCCAGCGCCTGCGCAGGATATACGGGGAGAAGGATCTGCTCATTTCGCAGGCCCTGCGGCTGGGCGCCTTCGAGGACCTCGATGCCGTTGAGGTGGCAGCACTCGCGAGTATTCTGGTCTACCAGGCCAAGCGGGAAGACCGGGGCCTGCGGCCCAGGATGCCCAGCGTTTCCCTCGAGACGGCCGTGGACATTGTTATCCGGGAATGGTCCGCTGTGGAAGACGTTGAAGAACAGTACAAGCTTCCCCTGACAGGGGAGCCTGAGTTGGGCCTTGTCTGGCCGATGTACAAGTGGGCCAGGGGACGGCATCTGCAGGATGCACTGAACGGCACTGATCTGGCCGCCGGAGACTTTGTCCGGTGGGTCAAACAGGTGATTGACCTGCTCGATCAGCTGGCCAAAATCCCCGGGCTCGATCCCCGGCTCGCCAGACTCTGCAGCGAAGCGATCAAGCTGGTGCGCCGCGGCGTTGTGGCTTATTCAGTAGTGGTCTAACCGGCCATCCCGTTGCAGAGCAACCAACATCCTCATTGCCGCTAGGAGCTTTACACGCCATGACTGACGCACGTATGCCAGGAGCACCCGCCCAGACCGAGCGCACGGTGACGCTGTACCGCAACGGATCCGTCTACACTGCCGCTGACCCCTTTGCCACAGCCATGCTGGTGGACGGCGGCACCATTGCGTGGGTGGGCTCCGAACAGGCTGCCACCTCCATTGCAGACGGCTCCATGGACGTCATTGATCTCCACGGCGCCCTGCTGGCTCCTGGTTTTGTTGATTCGCATATCCACCTGACTGAAACAGGCATTGCACTGGATTCCCTGCGGCTGGACGGAATCCGTTCCTCGAGGGAACTGCTGGACGCCGTAGCCGGCTCAACAGCCTCCGGCCCCGTGCTCGGCCATGGCTGGGACGAGACCACCTGGGAGGATCCCACCCTGCCCAGCACGGAAGAACTGGAACGGGCGGCAGCCGGGAGACAGGTTTATCTGTCCCGCATTGATGCGCACTCGGCGCTGGTTTCCGCCTCGCTGGCTGCCGCAGCCGGCATTCAAGGGCTTGACGGATTTTCCTCCGGTGGCCAGATGAAACGGGCGGCGCACACGGGTGCCCGTCTCGCTACCCGGAAACTTCCGGCTGACGTGCTCCGGGGCTACCAGCAGCGTGCCCTGGGCGAAGCGGCCTCGAATGGCTATGTGGCACTGGCGGAAATGGGTGCGCCCCACATCGGAAGTGTCCTTGACCTTCAACTTGCTGCGGCTTGGAACATGGCTTCCGAAACAGAGGCTGCCGCACCTGAGATTCTGCCGTACTGGGGCCAGCTTGCCGCCTCGGTCGATGACGCACGGGCAATCGTCGCTGAACTCGGCGTCCCGGTGCTCGGCCTTGCCGGCGACTTGAACATCGACGGCTCCATCGGCTCGCGCACTGCCGCCCTACGGGCGGATTACACCGATTCGCCGGGGGAGCGGGGCAGCACCTACCTGTCCGTAGATGAGGCCGCAGCCCATGTGGCGGCGTGCTCGCTGCTCGGTATCCAGGCAGGGTTCCATGTCATAGGCGACGCCGGCCTTGATGCGGCACTGGAGGCCCTCGACCAGGCTGCCGCCGACGTCGGTGAGCAGAAGGTCCGCGCTGCCGGCCACCGGTTCGAGCACGTCGAGCTTGCGGACTGGGAGTCGATTGCCCGGCTGGCCCAGTACTCGGTCACGGTGAGTGCCCAGCCTCGATTTGATGCAGCCTGGGGCGGATCCGGACGCCTCTATGAGCAACGCCTTGGCGGCCGCGGAATGGCAATGAACGCCTTCGCGTCGTTCTACTCGGCGGGTGTGCCTATCTGTTTCGGCAGCGACAGCCCGGTGACACCTCTGCGGCCGTGGTCC
This genomic interval from Micrococcaceae bacterium Sec5.7 contains the following:
- a CDS encoding amidohydrolase family protein — its product is MTDARMPGAPAQTERTVTLYRNGSVYTAADPFATAMLVDGGTIAWVGSEQAATSIADGSMDVIDLHGALLAPGFVDSHIHLTETGIALDSLRLDGIRSSRELLDAVAGSTASGPVLGHGWDETTWEDPTLPSTEELERAAAGRQVYLSRIDAHSALVSASLAAAAGIQGLDGFSSGGQMKRAAHTGARLATRKLPADVLRGYQQRALGEAASNGYVALAEMGAPHIGSVLDLQLAAAWNMASETEAAAPEILPYWGQLAASVDDARAIVAELGVPVLGLAGDLNIDGSIGSRTAALRADYTDSPGERGSTYLSVDEAAAHVAACSLLGIQAGFHVIGDAGLDAALEALDQAAADVGEQKVRAAGHRFEHVELADWESIARLAQYSVTVSAQPRFDAAWGGSGRLYEQRLGGRGMAMNAFASFYSAGVPICFGSDSPVTPLRPWSSVRACLEHHSPAERISARAAFLGHTRAGWRAARYPDPMAGQLVPGAPASFAVWEVEELMVQVADGRVQSWSTDPRARTPLLPALDTGSDPVCLQTVRDGLELHSSPALRG